The Pirellulales bacterium genome contains a region encoding:
- a CDS encoding pyridoxal-dependent decarboxylase, giving the protein MPPRYRELLDQLRREFPQPVSDPVHDAYVAFSVLRALDRVDALKSQAPILGAPVEPDFAAALAARVTQQGEPLEQVISDLVKHLEGMFLWGHPRSQINVISHPSIASIIGVLLASTYNPNLVSDESGRGFSAAEVRATAMAAELVGYDAEKSGGVFTFGGTGGMLYGVKVGLEKAVPGALRTGLSQPTVVLASAHSHACTSNVSAWLGIGQDNVVLVPTESDHSVDLALLAEAARQALRAGKRIAAIVATMGSTDAFGIDDLLRIHALRDELVGEFSLDYTPHIHADAVIGWAWSVFNDYDFLRNELGFRGRTVRALAKAHHRIRHLGLADSISIDFHKTGFAPYISSLVIFRDREDLRHILRPRESLPYLFQSGMHHPGMFTLETSRSATGPMAALANMLLLGREGLRVLLGHIVEMAEVLREALVAHPDLTVLNEENVGPVTLFRVYPHGVDTFTIKERERSDPRFQQQVAELNAYNRRVFERVHAEALTGHGIVISMTDAYTHSDFGVPISALKSYVLSPFTDEARMHEVIRHVIAARDAVDADAPLGKG; this is encoded by the coding sequence ATGCCCCCTCGCTATCGAGAATTGCTCGACCAATTGCGGCGCGAGTTTCCGCAGCCGGTCTCGGACCCCGTTCACGACGCCTACGTGGCCTTCTCGGTGCTGCGTGCGCTCGATCGGGTCGATGCGCTGAAATCGCAGGCGCCGATTCTCGGCGCGCCGGTCGAGCCCGATTTCGCGGCCGCGCTGGCGGCCCGCGTGACGCAGCAGGGGGAACCGCTCGAGCAGGTGATCTCGGACCTGGTCAAGCACCTGGAAGGGATGTTCCTGTGGGGGCATCCGCGCAGCCAGATCAACGTGATTTCGCATCCCTCGATCGCCAGCATCATCGGCGTGTTGCTCGCTTCGACCTATAATCCCAACCTGGTGAGCGACGAAAGCGGGCGCGGCTTTTCCGCCGCGGAAGTGCGCGCCACGGCCATGGCCGCCGAACTGGTCGGTTATGACGCCGAAAAATCCGGCGGCGTCTTCACCTTTGGCGGCACCGGCGGAATGCTCTACGGCGTGAAGGTCGGGCTCGAGAAGGCCGTGCCCGGCGCTTTACGAACTGGCTTATCGCAGCCGACCGTCGTGCTGGCGAGCGCTCACAGCCACGCCTGCACGAGCAACGTCTCGGCCTGGCTCGGTATCGGACAAGATAACGTCGTGCTCGTGCCGACCGAGAGTGACCATTCCGTAGATCTCGCTCTGCTGGCCGAGGCCGCGCGCCAGGCGCTGCGCGCCGGCAAACGCATCGCCGCGATCGTGGCCACGATGGGCTCGACCGACGCCTTTGGCATCGACGATTTGTTGCGAATTCACGCGCTGCGCGACGAGCTCGTCGGCGAGTTCTCGCTCGATTACACGCCCCACATCCATGCCGACGCCGTGATCGGCTGGGCTTGGAGCGTGTTCAACGATTACGACTTTTTGCGGAACGAACTGGGCTTTCGCGGCCGCACCGTACGCGCCCTGGCCAAAGCGCATCACCGCATTCGCCATCTGGGGCTGGCCGATTCGATCAGCATCGATTTTCATAAGACAGGCTTTGCACCGTACATCTCGTCGCTCGTGATCTTTCGCGATCGTGAGGATTTGCGGCATATCTTGCGGCCACGAGAGTCGTTGCCCTATTTGTTCCAGTCGGGCATGCACCACCCGGGTATGTTCACGCTCGAGACGAGCCGCAGCGCGACCGGGCCGATGGCGGCGCTGGCGAACATGCTGCTCTTGGGACGCGAAGGGCTACGAGTGCTTTTGGGGCACATCGTCGAGATGGCGGAAGTGTTGCGCGAGGCGCTCGTCGCGCATCCGGACCTTACGGTGTTGAACGAAGAGAACGTCGGACCCGTGACGCTGTTCCGCGTTTATCCGCACGGCGTCGACACGTTCACGATCAAGGAGCGCGAACGATCGGACCCACGTTTCCAGCAGCAAGTGGCCGAGCTGAACGCCTACAACCGCCGCGTATTCGAACGTGTCCACGCCGAGGCGCTCACGGGGCATGGCATCGTCATTTCCATGACCGACGCCTACACGCACAGCGATTTCGGCGTGCCGATCTCGGCGCTCAAATCGTACGTGCTGTCGCCGTTTACCGACGAAGCGCGCATGCACGAAGTGATCCGCCACGTCATCGCGGCGCGTGACGCAGTCGACGCTGACGCGCCGTTGGGCAAAGGCTGA
- a CDS encoding endonuclease domain-containing protein, with product MPARHKSPLPNDLLEFARELRLRQTDAEGLIWSLLRGRRFLGVKFRRQHPVAPDVLDSYCDELRMAIELDGGQHNSAESRRDDATRSAFLARQPIKCCDSGTTRCSVTWTQCWKHCFMPFNGSELQRTAVEICPLSHRERASSLLKNSTGCDIAGMRWQNIDVSRYFASRAKLCFALGEIEKSHEGFFQQAARVRGIQIYRVERISDRIARLPHPDRLPKGEGAAAFTTNGARAASHSGRESCGIAVVARHQFEAGLVAHVGKLVDACAMQ from the coding sequence ATGCCCGCGCGCCACAAATCGCCGCTGCCGAACGATCTGCTGGAGTTCGCCCGCGAACTGCGATTGCGCCAAACGGACGCAGAGGGCCTGATCTGGTCTCTATTGCGTGGGCGGCGATTTCTCGGCGTGAAGTTTCGCCGGCAACATCCCGTTGCGCCCGATGTTCTCGATTCTTATTGCGACGAATTGCGAATGGCGATCGAGCTCGACGGCGGTCAACATAATTCGGCTGAATCGCGCCGCGACGACGCCACCCGATCGGCATTCTTGGCTCGACAACCAATCAAGTGTTGCGATTCTGGAACCACGCGGTGCTCGGTGACTTGGACGCAGTGTTGGAAGCACTGTTTCATGCCGTTCAACGGATCAGAGCTTCAAAGGACGGCGGTTGAAATCTGTCCCCTCTCCCACCGGGAGAGGGCTAGCAGCCTGTTGAAGAACTCAACGGGCTGCGACATCGCAGGGATGCGATGGCAAAATATCGACGTAAGTCGTTATTTTGCGAGCCGTGCGAAGCTTTGCTTCGCACTTGGCGAGATTGAAAAAAGCCACGAGGGCTTTTTTCAACAGGCTGCTAGGGTGAGGGGGATTCAAATCTATCGGGTTGAAAGAATCTCAGATCGAATAGCACGGCTCCCTCACCCCGACCGTCTCCCGAAGGGAGAGGGAGCGGCGGCATTCACCACCAACGGCGCGAGGGCCGCTAGCCATTCGGGTCGCGAGTCGTGTGGCATCGCTGTTGTTGCACGCCACCAATTCGAAGCGGGACTTGTCGCGCATGTCGGCAAGCTTGTTGACGCTTGCGCGATGCAGTAA
- a CDS encoding GntR family transcriptional regulator, which translates to MFFAIDPANGVAVYEQIVRQVKFAVAREAVKPGEMIPSVRELARELAVNPNTVARAYRQLQTDGVLASVRGTGLEVAEAARDRCRRETVDLIRARLRQVLLEAQQSQLSADDLRRLVDTELRAMTAEGDS; encoded by the coding sequence ATGTTTTTTGCCATAGATCCTGCCAACGGCGTGGCCGTTTACGAGCAGATCGTCCGCCAGGTGAAGTTCGCCGTCGCCCGCGAGGCGGTGAAGCCCGGCGAGATGATTCCCTCGGTGCGCGAGCTTGCCCGGGAGTTGGCCGTCAATCCCAACACCGTGGCCCGCGCGTATCGACAATTGCAGACCGACGGGGTGCTGGCGTCGGTCCGCGGCACAGGGCTCGAAGTGGCCGAGGCGGCGCGCGATCGTTGCCGGAGGGAGACCGTCGATCTGATCCGCGCCCGCCTACGGCAGGTTCTGCTCGAGGCCCAGCAGAGCCAACTCTCGGCCGACGACCTTCGTCGGCTGGTGGATACCGAATTGCGCGCCATGACCGCAGAAGGAGATTCTTGA
- a CDS encoding ABC transporter ATP-binding protein, with the protein MPPALRLSNVTKRYGNQTALDRVSFEVPAGCVFALLGENGAGKTTAIRLLLGLVEPDEGFAEVLGRDTRGRQIELLRHVGYVPERPTLYDWMTVAEIGWFTAGFYGGDYVKHYDQLISDFGVPADRKIKALSKGTRAKVALSLALAHQPDVLLLDEPTSGLDTMVRREFLESMVDLAAAGRTVLLSSHQIHEVERVADYVAIVHEGRLVLVERLDELKDSVKALTFTLDDGVAMPRVTGEILRERRKARQWQILARGLTDEDVAGLRRQTAVRDVESRRPTLEEIFVAYMRSGPARDSESSRSSETAIQGGASN; encoded by the coding sequence ATGCCCCCGGCTCTCCGGCTGTCCAACGTGACCAAGCGCTACGGCAATCAGACCGCGCTCGATCGCGTTTCATTCGAGGTGCCCGCAGGCTGCGTCTTTGCCCTGTTGGGCGAAAACGGCGCCGGCAAGACGACGGCCATCCGCCTGCTCTTGGGCCTGGTCGAGCCTGACGAAGGTTTTGCTGAAGTGCTGGGACGCGACACGCGTGGCCGGCAGATCGAACTTTTGCGGCACGTTGGCTATGTGCCCGAGCGGCCGACCTTGTACGACTGGATGACGGTCGCCGAGATCGGCTGGTTCACGGCCGGGTTCTACGGCGGCGACTATGTCAAACATTACGATCAGTTGATTTCCGACTTTGGCGTGCCGGCAGATCGTAAGATCAAGGCGCTCTCGAAGGGAACGCGGGCCAAGGTCGCATTATCGCTCGCCCTTGCGCATCAGCCCGATGTGCTATTGCTCGACGAGCCGACCTCGGGCTTGGACACCATGGTGCGGCGCGAGTTCCTGGAGAGCATGGTCGACTTAGCAGCGGCCGGCCGGACCGTCTTGCTGTCGAGCCATCAGATTCACGAGGTCGAGCGAGTGGCCGATTACGTGGCGATCGTCCACGAAGGGCGCCTGGTCCTGGTCGAGCGTCTGGATGAGTTGAAGGACAGCGTGAAGGCCTTGACGTTCACGCTCGACGACGGCGTGGCCATGCCGCGCGTGACGGGCGAGATCTTGCGCGAGCGCCGCAAGGCCCGCCAATGGCAAATCCTGGCCCGTGGCCTGACCGACGAGGACGTGGCAGGGCTGCGCCGCCAGACGGCCGTGCGCGACGTGGAATCGCGCCGGCCGACGCTGGAAGAGATTTTCGTGGCCTACATGCGATCGGGACCGGCTCGCGACTCTGAGTCATCCCGATCAAGCGAAACCGCGATACAAGGCGGCGCAAGCAACTGA
- a CDS encoding inositol oxygenase family protein: MVDKTSPNDANPLASLDEWEDDLKRRYPEPEPEAVPEGVVHAEGTKKSPKEFRNHRESARPSVREFYRLNHRYQTLDFVRQKRDEYFAQNKREMSIWEALEFLNTLVDDSDPDTDFSQIEHCLQTAEAIRRDGHPRWFILSGLIHDLGKILCLFGEPQWAVVGDTFPVGCAYSEEIVFAEFFADNPDKSVPEYQTPLGIYSERCGLDNVLMSWGHDEYMYHIAKDYLPEEGLYMLRYHSCYPIHREKQYGHLMNKHDEEMFRWVRKFSPYDLYTKSAERPDVEKLRPYYEDLAAEFFPDKIRW; the protein is encoded by the coding sequence ATGGTCGACAAAACGTCTCCGAACGACGCCAACCCCTTGGCCAGCCTTGATGAATGGGAAGACGATCTCAAGCGTCGTTACCCTGAGCCCGAGCCGGAAGCGGTGCCCGAGGGAGTCGTCCATGCCGAGGGGACGAAGAAGTCGCCCAAGGAATTTCGCAACCATCGCGAGTCGGCCCGCCCCAGCGTGCGCGAGTTCTACCGGCTGAACCATCGCTACCAGACGCTCGATTTCGTGCGCCAGAAGCGCGACGAATATTTCGCGCAGAACAAACGCGAGATGAGCATCTGGGAAGCTCTCGAATTCCTCAACACGCTGGTCGACGACAGCGATCCCGATACCGACTTTTCGCAAATCGAGCACTGCCTGCAAACGGCCGAGGCCATTCGCCGCGACGGCCATCCGCGCTGGTTCATTCTGTCGGGCTTGATCCACGACCTGGGCAAGATCCTTTGCCTTTTCGGCGAGCCGCAATGGGCCGTCGTCGGCGATACCTTCCCGGTCGGCTGTGCCTATTCGGAAGAAATCGTCTTCGCCGAGTTCTTTGCCGATAACCCCGACAAGAGCGTGCCCGAGTACCAGACGCCGCTGGGAATCTACAGCGAACGCTGCGGTCTGGACAATGTGCTCATGTCGTGGGGACACGACGAGTACATGTACCATATCGCCAAGGATTACTTGCCCGAGGAAGGGCTGTACATGCTCCGTTACCACTCGTGCTATCCGATCCATCGCGAGAAGCAGTACGGGCATCTGATGAACAAGCACGACGAAGAGATGTTCCGCTGGGTGCGCAAGTTCAGTCCTTACGACCTGTACACCAAGAGCGCCGAGCGTCCGGACGTCGAGAAGTTGCGACCGTATTACGAGGATCTGGCCGCCGAGTTCTTTCCCGATAAGATTCGTTGGTAG